One window of the Novipirellula caenicola genome contains the following:
- a CDS encoding sulfatase: MKRSPRSTFLRFFVLASFAAVNAATQSLAANDNNHPVQSKPNIIVYMVDDLGWNHISAKQATMGTTKEVYQTPTIERIAAGGLSFTHAYAQPNCAPTRAAMLSGQYPARVNNNVYVVGHLNRFGGGGIKKEAARFEGPKQSEDVAPEAITVAEALKQNGYATAHIGKFHVGGHRGEATMPENVGFDINLGGYGQGHQPTCFASQKNDKWKFKGVGLGHFDRYAAPYDNAYLTKRGLPKSLLDTPKHISDALGDAMQDTVKELASGDKPFYLQFHTYAVHGPVRARPDLKQAAIDRIGGANKKMAEYVGFIAGVDENLARILAMLEDPNGDGNPDDSIAANTLILFTSDNGGTHADNQPLRGEKGMLTEGGIRVPLIAYWPSVIPAGTVTDHKVHSVDYYPTYLELAGKEWVPPSDQHPLDGESFADVLRNPNTQRTRNTVFYLFPGYMDKRAEPAVSAIADIDGQRYKLMYVYETDSWELYCLSKDQGETKNLIKTRPEIASTISKQMNAWLNQKHPTWQPKYPIDKQTGKPAGPPKSL; encoded by the coding sequence GTGAAACGCAGCCCCCGTTCGACCTTTCTACGTTTCTTCGTCCTGGCGTCGTTCGCAGCAGTGAACGCGGCAACCCAGTCGCTCGCTGCGAATGACAACAACCATCCGGTTCAATCCAAACCCAACATCATCGTCTATATGGTCGACGACTTGGGATGGAATCATATCAGCGCGAAACAGGCGACCATGGGGACGACGAAAGAGGTCTACCAAACACCGACGATCGAAAGAATCGCCGCCGGCGGACTCAGCTTTACGCATGCCTATGCCCAACCCAATTGTGCTCCCACCCGAGCGGCGATGTTGTCGGGTCAATATCCGGCCCGTGTCAACAACAATGTTTATGTGGTCGGACATCTGAACCGTTTTGGCGGAGGCGGAATCAAAAAGGAAGCCGCTCGTTTCGAAGGGCCCAAGCAATCCGAGGATGTTGCTCCGGAGGCGATCACGGTGGCCGAGGCGCTTAAGCAAAACGGCTACGCCACCGCTCATATCGGCAAATTCCACGTTGGCGGTCATCGCGGCGAAGCAACGATGCCCGAAAATGTCGGCTTCGATATCAATTTGGGCGGATATGGCCAAGGTCATCAACCAACCTGTTTTGCTTCACAGAAAAACGACAAGTGGAAATTCAAAGGTGTCGGACTCGGACACTTTGATCGCTACGCCGCTCCGTATGACAACGCCTATTTGACGAAACGAGGACTGCCAAAATCGCTGCTCGATACGCCCAAGCACATCAGTGATGCGTTAGGCGATGCGATGCAAGACACCGTCAAAGAGCTTGCCAGCGGCGACAAACCTTTCTATTTGCAATTTCACACCTACGCGGTGCATGGACCGGTTCGCGCTCGGCCGGACCTAAAACAAGCTGCCATCGATCGCATCGGCGGTGCAAATAAAAAGATGGCCGAGTATGTCGGCTTCATCGCAGGCGTCGATGAAAACTTGGCCCGGATACTGGCGATGCTCGAGGATCCCAATGGCGATGGTAACCCCGACGACAGCATCGCGGCCAACACGCTGATTCTATTTACCTCGGACAATGGCGGTACTCACGCAGACAATCAACCGCTGCGAGGCGAAAAAGGAATGCTGACCGAAGGCGGCATTCGCGTTCCCCTGATCGCCTATTGGCCTAGCGTGATTCCGGCGGGCACCGTCACGGATCATAAAGTCCACTCGGTTGACTATTACCCAACCTACCTTGAGCTAGCCGGAAAAGAATGGGTTCCCCCGTCAGACCAACATCCGCTGGACGGCGAGTCGTTTGCCGATGTGTTGCGAAATCCCAACACGCAGCGAACGCGAAACACCGTGTTCTATCTGTTCCCTGGCTACATGGACAAACGAGCCGAACCGGCCGTTTCTGCAATCGCAGACATCGATGGCCAACGTTACAAGTTGATGTACGTCTACGAGACCGATTCGTGGGAGCTGTACTGTTTGAGCAAAGATCAAGGTGAAACCAAGAATCTGATCAAGACACGTCCTGAAATTGCCTCGACGATCTCCAAACAGATGAATGCTTGGCTGAATCAAAAACACCCCACTTGGCAACCGAAGTATCCGATCGACAAGCAGACCGGGAAACCGGCAGGGCCTCCGAAATCGCTGTAA
- a CDS encoding RnfABCDGE type electron transport complex subunit B has protein sequence MTIVTSVAVIAGLTLALASMIVIANRWLHVQEDPRIDRVESMLPHTNCGACGYPGCRAFAEALVRGETLPVKCTVGTAEDHVKIATFLGVDVGTQTKRVARLACAGGSNVARNRAHYEGLGSCAAVALVAGGGKACFWGCLGLADCERACDFDAIEMDVHQIPVVDEDRCTACGDCVEACPKDLFSLHPANQRLWVACASLAEGDEILSDCEVACTGCGRCAMDAPVQIQMKHHLPVIDYSKGSLSAMPTQRCPTGAIVWLDKTLGPVKGRAAKKIIRQGNVREGIS, from the coding sequence ATGACGATCGTGACCTCCGTAGCGGTGATTGCCGGATTGACGTTGGCTTTGGCGTCGATGATCGTGATCGCTAATCGCTGGTTACACGTCCAAGAGGACCCCCGAATTGATCGGGTGGAATCGATGTTGCCGCACACCAATTGCGGGGCATGCGGCTATCCGGGATGCCGAGCGTTTGCCGAGGCATTGGTGCGGGGCGAGACGTTGCCTGTGAAATGCACCGTCGGCACGGCGGAGGACCACGTCAAAATCGCGACCTTTCTAGGTGTGGATGTCGGCACGCAAACAAAGCGAGTGGCACGTTTGGCATGTGCGGGTGGGAGCAATGTGGCTCGAAACCGCGCGCATTACGAAGGACTCGGTTCGTGTGCCGCCGTGGCATTGGTTGCCGGAGGTGGCAAAGCCTGTTTTTGGGGATGCCTTGGGTTAGCCGATTGCGAGCGTGCCTGCGATTTTGATGCGATCGAAATGGATGTGCACCAGATTCCGGTGGTCGACGAAGATCGCTGTACTGCCTGCGGCGATTGTGTCGAGGCGTGCCCAAAGGATCTGTTTTCACTTCACCCGGCGAACCAGCGGTTGTGGGTGGCGTGTGCTTCGTTGGCCGAGGGGGACGAAATCCTTAGCGATTGCGAAGTCGCTTGCACGGGATGTGGTCGCTGTGCGATGGACGCACCGGTCCAGATCCAGATGAAGCATCATTTGCCCGTTATCGACTACAGCAAAGGTTCGTTGTCGGCGATGCCCACCCAGCGATGTCCAACCGGCGCGATCGTTTGGCTCGACAAAACGCTTGGACCCGTGAAAGGCCGAGCGGCCAAAAAGATCATTCGCCAAGGCAATGTACGCGAGGGGATCTCGTAA
- a CDS encoding TraR/DksA family transcriptional regulator, which yields MTDYTKLRTELEAQLQELVARAEGIDNDLRKPGDEDWEERAAESEGDEVLASVADLAIKEIEQIKHALHEIDEGTYGKCTRCGKQIPQERLEVVPYATTCTGCG from the coding sequence ATGACTGACTACACCAAATTGAGAACGGAACTCGAAGCACAACTTCAAGAGCTCGTTGCCCGAGCCGAGGGGATCGACAACGACCTCCGCAAACCCGGCGACGAAGATTGGGAAGAGCGGGCGGCGGAATCCGAAGGGGACGAAGTGCTGGCGTCGGTAGCCGATCTTGCAATCAAAGAGATTGAACAGATCAAGCATGCACTGCACGAGATCGACGAAGGAACGTATGGCAAGTGCACCCGCTGCGGTAAACAAATTCCGCAAGAGAGACTCGAGGTGGTGCCCTACGCCACAACGTGTACCGGATGTGGTTGA